In the genome of Paenibacillus pabuli, one region contains:
- a CDS encoding hybrid sensor histidine kinase/response regulator — METVSITRGFYENIQEAASHIVDVLSGILKVNTIFVATNDGVTNVIIEAFNREEELIAKGSELPFEASYCSLVLRDKGSSLIITDTCEHPLTKSMDVTSGLGNRFFVGIPIMRRSGETFGTICLMDDPDYVISETDMKTLQAMAVFLGYVVDLEDTLQVQEQKLSDSEQLQAQLQAEKERAESEAMTKTQMLSLMSHEIRNPLNGILGLTDLMRTPDMSEEQREYVNMIESSGNLLLSLLNNMMSFNVNDAGKTVVHDDPFDLVATIENTVYLYAGLALSKSIELGLNLDLNVSQVYVGDEIKIGQLLAHVIQYAIDSTRTGSVLVTATVEGGDAEGAGTLQLHVKYTGSMLTSDNKFKSFNNLDANISTQKLVGTNLGLAVSQNLAILMNGRIQVHGMGEKETEFEICLPLRRHWELPQLANIQHRLKGKKVLLAKDPDILQGASSLMRRWGMDVQMTSITSEAYNWLQEGFKPDVAVVDMGLLEGGAVDFVHQLKRLIADPPVIVLIPYGMHIDPHEAEVFDAVLTKPVKQADLLNALSIIVH, encoded by the coding sequence ATGGAAACGGTAAGCATTACAAGGGGCTTCTATGAAAATATACAGGAAGCCGCGTCTCATATTGTTGACGTATTAAGCGGAATCTTAAAGGTGAACACCATCTTCGTTGCCACGAATGATGGCGTGACCAATGTTATTATCGAGGCTTTTAACCGCGAGGAAGAGTTGATCGCCAAAGGTAGTGAACTTCCATTTGAAGCTTCATATTGCAGCCTGGTATTGAGAGATAAGGGCAGCAGTCTGATCATCACGGATACATGTGAACACCCTCTTACAAAATCAATGGACGTAACAAGCGGACTGGGCAATCGTTTCTTTGTGGGGATTCCCATCATGCGGAGGTCCGGGGAAACGTTCGGTACGATCTGTCTGATGGATGATCCTGATTATGTGATAAGTGAAACGGATATGAAAACATTGCAAGCCATGGCCGTTTTTCTAGGATATGTTGTGGATCTGGAAGATACGCTTCAAGTTCAGGAACAGAAGCTGAGTGATTCGGAGCAATTACAAGCGCAATTGCAGGCAGAGAAGGAACGTGCGGAGTCTGAGGCGATGACCAAGACACAGATGCTGTCGCTGATGAGCCACGAGATTCGTAATCCACTGAATGGCATTCTGGGATTAACGGACCTGATGCGCACACCGGATATGTCGGAAGAGCAGAGAGAATATGTGAATATGATTGAATCCAGCGGTAATCTTCTGCTCTCCCTGCTGAATAACATGATGAGTTTTAACGTCAATGATGCAGGCAAAACGGTCGTACACGATGATCCATTTGATCTGGTAGCGACGATTGAGAATACTGTTTATCTCTATGCCGGACTTGCGCTGAGCAAGAGCATCGAGCTGGGACTGAACCTTGATCTGAATGTGTCTCAGGTTTACGTCGGGGATGAAATCAAGATCGGACAACTATTGGCACATGTCATTCAGTATGCCATAGATTCAACACGGACAGGTTCAGTGTTGGTTACAGCAACCGTGGAGGGTGGAGATGCAGAGGGGGCGGGCACGCTTCAACTCCATGTGAAGTACACTGGGAGCATGTTGACATCGGACAACAAGTTTAAATCCTTTAACAATCTGGATGCAAATATAAGTACACAAAAGCTCGTTGGAACCAATCTTGGTTTGGCGGTCAGCCAGAACCTTGCTATTCTGATGAACGGCCGTATTCAGGTGCACGGCATGGGAGAGAAGGAGACAGAATTTGAGATCTGCCTGCCGCTCCGCAGACATTGGGAACTGCCTCAGCTTGCCAATATTCAACATCGACTGAAGGGAAAGAAGGTCTTGCTTGCCAAGGACCCCGACATTCTGCAAGGGGCTTCTTCCCTGATGCGCAGATGGGGGATGGACGTGCAGATGACCTCAATTACGTCCGAGGCGTACAATTGGCTGCAAGAAGGTTTTAAGCCCGATGTGGCCGTTGTGGATATGGGTCTGCTGGAAGGCGGTGCTGTGGATTTTGTACACCAGCTGAAGCGCTTGATTGCAGATCCCCCGGTGATTGTTCTGATTCCGTATGGTATGCATATTGATCCGCATGAGGCGGAAGTCTTTGATGCCGTCCTAACCAAGCCGGTGAAGCAGGCCGATTTGTTGAATGCTTTAAGCATCATTGTGCATTAA